A genomic window from Alkalihalobacillus sp. AL-G includes:
- a CDS encoding type IV pilus twitching motility protein PilT, with protein MDYTIEKIEQLLISAHKIQASDIHLSIGLAPIFRVHGALVPQGDQEILKPEETETIAKGLTNDQQWAQFDSDGDLDFSYGVQGVSRFRINVFRQRSSISLAIRVIPTIIPSIEELQLPEYLKKIMSKTQGLVLVTGPTGSGKSTTLASMIDYVNHHMNRHIITLEDPIEYLHRHDQSIIVQREINLDTISFPRGLRSALRQDPDIILVGEMRDLETIRTAITAAETGHLVLGTLHTTDAPSTIDRIIDVFPAEQQAQVRVQLASVLVSVLSQRLIPNTNRDGRTLVSELLINNAGVSNLIRNEKIYQIKNIMQTSRAQGMYTLEMSIQEMLKNGKVSHESVKPYLDEKMV; from the coding sequence ATGGATTACACGATAGAAAAAATAGAGCAGTTGTTAATAAGTGCGCATAAAATACAGGCTTCTGATATCCATTTGTCGATCGGACTGGCACCGATTTTTCGAGTCCATGGAGCGTTGGTTCCTCAAGGCGATCAGGAGATACTGAAGCCCGAGGAAACAGAAACGATCGCTAAGGGGCTGACGAATGATCAACAGTGGGCTCAATTCGACTCTGACGGGGATTTAGACTTTTCTTATGGAGTGCAGGGTGTTTCACGCTTTCGCATTAATGTGTTTCGGCAACGTTCAAGCATCAGCTTAGCAATCCGGGTCATTCCAACAATTATTCCTTCGATAGAAGAATTACAGCTTCCGGAATATTTAAAGAAAATAATGTCGAAAACACAAGGATTGGTGCTGGTAACTGGACCAACAGGAAGCGGAAAGTCAACGACGTTGGCATCTATGATCGATTATGTGAATCATCATATGAACCGTCATATCATAACGCTTGAAGATCCAATTGAGTACTTACACCGTCATGATCAATCAATTATCGTGCAACGTGAAATAAACTTAGATACGATAAGCTTTCCGAGAGGTCTTCGCTCAGCATTACGGCAGGATCCTGACATCATTTTAGTCGGGGAAATGCGGGACCTTGAAACGATTAGAACTGCGATAACGGCAGCCGAAACAGGACATCTCGTGCTCGGAACGTTACATACTACTGATGCACCATCGACAATTGATCGGATCATTGATGTTTTCCCAGCGGAACAGCAAGCTCAAGTTCGAGTTCAGCTTGCCTCAGTTCTTGTTTCTGTACTATCACAGCGGTTAATTCCGAATACGAACCGGGATGGGCGTACATTAGTCAGCGAGCTGCTCATCAACAATGCTGGCGTCTCCAATTTAATCCGTAATGAAAAAATCTATCAGATAAAAAACATTATGCAAACAAGTCGAGCACAAGGAATGTACACGCTTGAAATGTCGATCCAGGAAATGTTGAAGAATGGCAAGGTTTCTCATGAATCTGTAAAGCCATATTTAGATGAGAAGATGGTCTAG
- a CDS encoding GspE/PulE family protein, with the protein MKIRLGDLLVNESIITEGQLDEVLREKSNNQKLGDALLDRGYITERKLIEVLEFQLGIPHVRLPTIPIDSTLTTLVHKDLARKNVYLPIQKQNDKLVVAMADPLDFHSIEDLRLSTGFQIKPVIASKTDIIQAINKYYSNDSIKDSSIDEANESDQISASAIRVVEQLLTNAIESFASDIHLDPHENQLVVRYRIDGLLHNEQSFAKSMQSAIISRIKVMAELDITEFRVPQDGRTKIKLNDTKIDLRISTIPTMYGEKVVIRILDLSKTHLRMSNLSLTEKNEENFLQLLDKPNGLVLLTGPTGSGKTSTLYTGLNHLNSETVNIITIEDPVEYQLEGINQIQVNDSVGLTFSTGLRSILRQDPNIIMVGEIRDAQTAEIAIQASLTGHLVLSTLHTNDAISSITRLIDMGIEPYLISSSVSGVVGQRLVRKTCDDCKVSYEPTDQEKQLFATYNMKIDKLYRGAGCTSCRSTGFLRRIPIHEVLIIDDTIRDLIINKASNASIRNHYQSIGTQWLIEDGLEKAKKGLTTVEEVMRVSTID; encoded by the coding sequence GCTGGGTGATGCACTTTTAGACCGTGGATACATCACGGAGCGGAAACTGATTGAAGTGCTTGAATTTCAACTCGGCATTCCGCATGTCCGATTACCGACAATTCCTATCGATTCAACTTTGACCACGCTCGTACATAAGGACCTAGCACGGAAAAATGTATACTTACCGATACAAAAACAAAATGACAAGCTTGTGGTTGCAATGGCGGATCCACTCGACTTTCATTCAATAGAGGATTTACGACTTTCGACCGGATTCCAAATCAAACCTGTAATTGCAAGTAAAACAGACATAATTCAAGCGATCAACAAGTATTACAGTAATGATAGTATCAAAGACTCATCTATTGATGAAGCGAATGAGTCTGATCAAATAAGCGCTTCCGCAATCAGAGTGGTGGAACAACTTCTAACAAATGCCATAGAAAGCTTTGCCAGTGATATTCACCTCGACCCACATGAGAATCAACTCGTTGTTCGATATCGGATTGATGGACTGTTACATAATGAGCAATCCTTTGCAAAATCAATGCAAAGCGCGATCATTTCAAGAATAAAGGTCATGGCAGAACTCGATATCACAGAGTTCCGTGTACCGCAGGATGGGCGAACAAAAATTAAATTGAATGATACGAAAATAGACTTAAGAATTTCTACTATCCCAACAATGTATGGAGAGAAGGTCGTCATCCGTATATTAGATCTATCTAAAACCCATCTAAGGATGTCGAATCTATCTTTAACAGAAAAGAATGAAGAGAACTTTCTACAGCTCCTGGATAAGCCAAACGGATTAGTGCTCCTGACAGGACCGACTGGCTCAGGTAAAACCTCTACACTCTACACGGGATTAAATCACTTAAATAGTGAAACGGTTAACATCATTACAATTGAAGATCCTGTAGAATATCAACTTGAAGGGATCAATCAAATCCAAGTGAATGACTCAGTTGGTCTTACTTTTTCTACTGGATTACGGTCAATTCTGCGGCAGGACCCGAATATCATCATGGTCGGGGAAATCCGGGATGCGCAAACTGCTGAAATCGCGATTCAAGCTTCTCTCACAGGTCACCTTGTCCTTTCGACGCTTCATACGAATGATGCAATTAGTTCAATTACAAGACTCATTGATATGGGAATTGAGCCTTATTTGATTTCATCTTCTGTTTCTGGTGTTGTCGGGCAGCGTCTTGTTCGGAAGACATGTGATGATTGTAAAGTATCCTACGAACCTACGGATCAAGAAAAACAGCTTTTTGCAACCTACAATATGAAAATCGATAAACTATATAGGGGAGCAGGCTGTACAAGCTGCCGTTCCACCGGCTTTTTACGTAGAATACCGATACACGAAGTACTCATCATTGATGATACGATACGTGATCTGATTATTAATAAGGCCTCAAACGCATCGATAAGAAACCATTATCAATCAATCGGGACGCAATGGTTAATAGAAGATGGACTTGAAAAGGCAAAAAAAGGTCTGACTACAGTTGAAGAAGTAATGCGAGTATCAACAATTGATTAG